The Arcobacter roscoffensis genome segment TTAAATCCTTTTGATTAATAATTTTTTATTTTACTTTATTTTTGCTAAATAAGCACTAAATTTTTGAAAGTATACTTGCGTATTGTATACTAATTGTGTTAATACTCAAAATGTTTTTATCTAAATAGATATTTAATCATCATATCTTGTATTCTATTAGCTTGGGCAATAGCATACATTCCAGCTTCCATTGCAATTTTTAATCTATTTAAATTCATAACTTCTTTAGCATAATCTACATCTCTAATAGTAGATTCACTAGCTCTAAGGTTTGTTTCCATTGTCATCATATATCGAATAGATGATTCTAATTGATTTTGAGTAGAACCAAAGTCGGACCTAAATGAATTTAAAGTATTTAAAGATTCATCTAAAACACTCATATTTGTAGCTGCTACATCTGCTGTTAAAGCACCCTCACCTAAATTTTTTAAAGCTGTTAGATTTAAACCTGTGCTATTTGATCTAACCCCATTTAGTTTTATAATATCACTTGCACTCTCACCTATTTGAAAAGAGAGCTCATTTGAAAGGGCATTATCATTACTTCCTTGTTGCAGTAAAGAGATTCCATTATAGTTAGTTTGTGAAGCAATATTATCAAGTTGTTCTATATATTTAACAATATCTTTTCGTATAGCTTCTCTACCATCATCAGAAGTTGTTGCTGTTCTTGCTTGAATAAGTTTAGATTTGATTATATCTATTATATTTGATTGCTCATTCATTGCTTTATCTGCAATTTGAGTTAAAGCTATTGCAGAGTTTGCATTTTCAATACTTTGTTTTACTGAATTTGCTTGTGTTCTTAAGTTATCTGCTATTGCTAGACCTGAGGGATCATCACTTGCACTATTTATTCTAAGTCCACTTGATAATCTTTCTAAAGATTTCTGATAAAGATTACTTGTAGTATTATAATTTTCATATGCTATATAAGCTGATATGTTAGTATTTAATCTCATAGTAAACTCCTTTCAAAAAATCTTTAATTAGCTAGTTTTACAAATTGTATTACTAATTATCTCATTTTTTCTTTTAAACAATTCTTAAATTTAGTTTAATTTATTTTTAGAGTTTAAAAAAAGCCACTTGTTAAAGTGGCTTATATTCGAATGTAAAATCTTCTTTATAATCAATCTTAACTTGTCCGCCTTTTTTAAGCTTACCAAATAAAATCTCATCTGTAAGTACATTTTTGATTTTTTCAGAAATAACTCTATTAAGTGGTCTTGCACCCATTGCTTTGTCATAACCTAATAATGCTAACTCTTTTTTAGCTTTAGCTGTAATAGAAATTTTGATATTCTTATCAGTTAAGGCCTCTTCTAAGTCTTCTATAAACTTACCTGCAACTTTTGCAACAACATCTGAACTAAGAGCTGCAAAAGATACAATATTATCAAGTCTATTTCTAAACTCAGGAGCAAAGAATTTATTGATGGCTTTATTCTCATTTAACCCATCATCTTTTGCAAATCCCATAACATTAGCTTCTGTTGCACCTAAGTTTGATGTCATTATTAAAATCACATTTTGGAAGTCCGCTTTATTTCCTGAGTTATCAGTAAGCTCGGCATTATCCATAACTTGAAGTAAAATAGACATTAAGTCAGGATGAGCTTTTTCAATCTCATCAAGTAAAAGTACTGTATGAGGATGTTTTCTAATAGCCTCTGTTAAAAGTCCACCTTGTTCAAAACCAACATATCCAGCAGGAGCACCAATAAGTCTTGAAATTGTATGAGCTTCCATATATTCACTCATATCAAATCTCTCAAAATGTACACCTAATTGATTTGATAACTCTTTTGCAACTTCTGTTTTACCAACACCAGTAGGTCCAGTAAAAAGAAAAGATCCAATAGGTTTTTTATCAAGCCCAAGACCTGCTTTATTTCTTTTAATTGATTGAGTAATTGCAGAAATTGCATCATCTTGTCCAAATACTCTTTTTTGCATATTTTTCTCTAAAGACTTTAATAAAGTTAAATCAGACTTAGTAGCACTTCTAGCTGGAATATGAGCCATTTTTGAAACTGTAAGCTCTATATCTTTTGCTGATACTGTAAGATTGTTTTTAGTTTTTGTTTTACTAGTAGCTAAACCAATCTTCTTTGAAGCTCCAACCTCATCAATAACATCAATAGCACAATCAGGTAAGAATCTATCTGTAATATACTTTTTACTAAGCTCTACAGCACTTTCAATAGCACCTTTTGAGTACTTAATACCATGAAACTCTTCATACTTAGACTTTAAGCCTTCTAAAATAGTGATAGCATCTTCAACAGATGGCTCTTCAACATCTACTTTAGCAAACCTTCTACTTAATGCTTTATCTTTTGAGAAATCATTTCTAAACTCAGCAAAAGTAGTAGCTCCTATACATCTTAGTTTTCCATTTGCTAGCATTGGTTTTAAGATATTTGAAGCATCCATAGCAGATCCTCCAACACTTCCAGCTCCTACTATTGTATGAATTTCATCAATAAATAAAATTGCATTTGGAACTTTTACTACTTCTTTTAAAAGTGATTTTAATTTTTTCTCAAAATCCCCTCTGTATTTTGTCCCTGCAATCATAGAACCCATATCAAGTGAAAATACTTTTGCATTATTTAAAAACTCAGGTACTTTCTCATTTGCGATTTCTAAAGCTAATCCCTCAGCAATTGCAGTTTTACCAACACCTGGTTCACCAACTAAAATAGGATTATTCTTCTTTCTTCTCGAAAGTATTTCAACAACTCTTGAAATCTCTTTTTCTCTTCCAATTACAGGGTCAATCTCACCTTTTTTTGCAAGTTCCACTAACTCTGTTGAGTTTTGATCTAATACTTTATTCTCTTTTTCTTCACCAACTTTAGAATCTTCCATATCTTCATCTAATTCTTTATGAGAGATTTCTTCAAGTATATCTACTTTTTGAATTCCTGATTTTTTTAATAAATAAGAAGAATAAGACT includes the following:
- a CDS encoding flagellin — translated: MRLNTNISAYIAYENYNTTSNLYQKSLERLSSGLRINSASDDPSGLAIADNLRTQANSVKQSIENANSAIALTQIADKAMNEQSNIIDIIKSKLIQARTATTSDDGREAIRKDIVKYIEQLDNIASQTNYNGISLLQQGSNDNALSNELSFQIGESASDIIKLNGVRSNSTGLNLTALKNLGEGALTADVAATNMSVLDESLNTLNSFRSDFGSTQNQLESSIRYMMTMETNLRASESTIRDVDYAKEVMNLNRLKIAMEAGMYAIAQANRIQDMMIKYLFR
- the clpA gene encoding ATP-dependent Clp protease ATP-binding subunit ClpA, coding for MISNELRNIFAQAVSYAKSSKHEYLTSEHIFLMLLHDETIENLFIDLGVDSNKLFDDTKKYIDENTPVLPEGIEDEPIETVSLTSTIEYMVAHTQTSGKQKANVEDMFVALLKDEKSYSSYLLKKSGIQKVDILEEISHKELDEDMEDSKVGEEKENKVLDQNSTELVELAKKGEIDPVIGREKEISRVVEILSRRKKNNPILVGEPGVGKTAIAEGLALEIANEKVPEFLNNAKVFSLDMGSMIAGTKYRGDFEKKLKSLLKEVVKVPNAILFIDEIHTIVGAGSVGGSAMDASNILKPMLANGKLRCIGATTFAEFRNDFSKDKALSRRFAKVDVEEPSVEDAITILEGLKSKYEEFHGIKYSKGAIESAVELSKKYITDRFLPDCAIDVIDEVGASKKIGLATSKTKTKNNLTVSAKDIELTVSKMAHIPARSATKSDLTLLKSLEKNMQKRVFGQDDAISAITQSIKRNKAGLGLDKKPIGSFLFTGPTGVGKTEVAKELSNQLGVHFERFDMSEYMEAHTISRLIGAPAGYVGFEQGGLLTEAIRKHPHTVLLLDEIEKAHPDLMSILLQVMDNAELTDNSGNKADFQNVILIMTSNLGATEANVMGFAKDDGLNENKAINKFFAPEFRNRLDNIVSFAALSSDVVAKVAGKFIEDLEEALTDKNIKISITAKAKKELALLGYDKAMGARPLNRVISEKIKNVLTDEILFGKLKKGGQVKIDYKEDFTFEYKPL